In one window of Spodoptera frugiperda isolate SF20-4 chromosome 11, AGI-APGP_CSIRO_Sfru_2.0, whole genome shotgun sequence DNA:
- the LOC118274650 gene encoding LOW QUALITY PROTEIN: glucose dehydrogenase [FAD, quinone] (The sequence of the model RefSeq protein was modified relative to this genomic sequence to represent the inferred CDS: inserted 1 base in 1 codon), whose amino-acid sequence MKINILFLILFYLLQNSSSYDYNYEEYVTVEEENYAVPRECRGYCDENGFREKRSGSQVKSHVLEAMMSTKVLPLKKDEPDIFAFXRDQYELPKGFKGPLSEYDFIIVGAGSAGSVLASRLTEDKKTTVLLIEAGRGESLITDVPILAPVLQQTDYVWPYLMEYQPGVCTGMVDGKCFWPRGKAVGGTSVVNYMIYTRGMKEDWDRIAAAGNYGWSYDDVIPYYIKSERADLKGLKNSPWHGRDGELSVEDIPFRSKLSKAFLDAAKLYGHRRVDYNSPDAFGFNYIQATLTRGQRASSAKAFLHKNKKRKNLHILISSRATKVIIDPINKQAVGVEFHKNGRVYQIRANKEVILSAGPIESPHLLMLSGVGPRKQLQSFGIPVIQDLKVGESLYDHISFPALAFTLNQTRLTLVEKKIATIQNTIQYDQYGDGPMSSLAGVETIGYIKTNISNEIGDYPDIELLGSCASLASDEGTIVAKGIRMADWLYNDVYKPIENVESFTVLFMLLHPKSKGYLKLQSADPFQQPALYGNYLTHQQDVDTMIAAIRYIIKLVDTPPFRKYGATLHKKKFPNCKQYEFGSDNYWECAVRAVTATLHHQITTCKMGPPTDPEAVVDPELRVYGISNLRVVDSSIIPRTIVAHTNAPAIMIGEKAADMIKRTWKLF is encoded by the exons atgaaaattaatattttatttttaatattattttatttactacaaaatagTTCAagttatgattataattatgaagaaTATGTGACTGTTGAAGAAGAAAATTATGCGGTACCGAGAGAATGCAGAGGTTACTGTGACGAAAATGGGTTTAGAGAAAAGAGGTCAGGATCTCAAGTCAAAAGTCATGTCTTAGAAGCAATGATGAGCACTAAGGTGTTACCTTTGAAAAAGGATGAACCTGATATATTTGCGT TAAGAGACCAGTATGAATTGCCTAAAG GTTTCAAAGGACCCTTATCGGAATACGACTTCATCATAGTGGGGGCAGGATCAGCTGGGAGCGTGCTGGCTTCCCGTCTCACGGAGGATAAAAAGACGACGGTCCTGCTCATAGAAGCTGGTCGTGGAGAGTCACTGATAACAGATGTACCCATTCTGGCACCAGTACTCCAACAAACTGATTACGTGTGGCCTTACCTCATGGAATACCAGCCAGGAGTTTGCACGG GGATGGTGGATGGAAAGTGCTTCTGGCCGAGAGGTAAAGCGGTGGGTGGGACAAGCGTGGTCAACTACATGATCTACACCAGGGGCATGAAGGAGGACTGGGACAGGATCGCAGCAGCCGGCAACTATGGATG GTCATACGACGATGTCATACCGTACTACATCAAATCGGAACGAGCCGATCTTAAAGGACTTAAAAACTCGCCGTGGCATGGACGAGATGGTGAACTCTCCGTGGAAGATATCCCATTCAG ATCTAAGCTATCAAAGGCCTTTCTGGATGCAGCGAAACTATACGGTCATCGCAGAGTAGACTACAACAGCCCAGATGCATTTGGCTTCAATTATATTCAAGCAACACTCACCAGAGGGCAGAGGGCCAGCAGCGCCAAAGCATTTCTACATAAGAACAAAAAGAGGAAGAATCTACACATCTTAATATCCAGCAGAGCAACTAAAGTTATCATAGACCCTATCAACAAACAAGCAGTTGGTGTTGAATTCCATAAAAACGGACGAGTGTACCAAATCAGAGCCAACAAGGAAGTGATTCTTTCAGCAGGTCCCATTGAATCACCACATCTACTAATGCTTTCTGGCGTAGGGCCAAGAAAACAACTGCAATCTTTTGGAATACCCGTAATACAAGATCTTAAAGTGGGTGAATCACTATACGATCATATTTCCTTCCCGGCTTTAGCATTTACTTTGAATCAGACCAGATTGACACTTGTTGAGAAGAAAATAGCTACAATACAGAATACAATCCAGTACGATCAATATGGTGATGGTCCTATGTCTTCTTTAGCCGGAGTTGAAACTATTGGATACATAAAAACGAATATATCAAATGAAATTGGCGACTATCCAGATATTGAATTATTAGGATCTTGTGCCTCTTTAGCTTCTGATGAAGGAACGATTGTAGCCAAAGGAATTCGAATGGCTGATTGGCTCTACAATGATGTCTACAAACCAATAGAAAATGTCGAAAGTTTTACTGTATTGTTCATGTTACTGCATCCTAAATCGAAAGGTTATTTGAAGTTGCAATCAGCAGATCCCTTCCAACAACCCGCTCTATATGGTAATTACCTGACGCATCAACAGGACGTGGACACAATGATAGCTGCAATAAGATATATTATCAAACTCGTGGACACACCACCGTTCAGGAAATACGGAGCAACATTGCACAAAAAGAAATTCCCGAACTGTAAACAATATGAGTTTGGAAGTGACAATTATTGGGAGTGTGCTGTAAGGGCAGTGACTGCGACGTTGCATCATCAAATAACGACGTGTAAGATGGGTCCTCCCACAGATCCTGAGGCAGTGGTAGACCCAGAGCTGAGAGTGTACGGAATCAGCAATCTACGAGTTGTTGACAGCAGTATTATCCCGAGGACGATAGTCGCTCACACTAACGCACCAGCCATTATGATTGGAGAAAAGGCTGCCGATATGATTAAAAGGACTTGGAAGCTATTCTAA
- the LOC118274648 gene encoding glucose dehydrogenase [FAD, quinone] — MLRKINFLLAYFLLFGSAHSDYDEAFVETVYDEESRNSMYGDGVPPNNVDRNGRLLYSYPQNPLINIMMQTAAPNYVPKNPNDFFDFLRDSYPLPGGLKSPYDEYDYVIVGAGSAGSVLASRLTEDKNVTVLLLEAGKPEMLLTDMPALAPYFQSTDYTWQYYMEYQPGVCTGMINGRCFWPRGKAVGGTSVVNYMIYTRGRPTEWDRIAAAGNYGWSYNDVLYYYMKSERASLDGLEKSPFRSRDGEVPVEHVPKKTKLIKTFLEAGRILGHPTIDYNSPNELGFGYVQTTTSFGHRFSAAKAFLHKQKKRRNLHILPETRATKVLIDPQTLTAYGVEYVRNRVKSTVRARKEVILSAGPIASPQLLMLSGIGPQNHLRSVGIPVLKDLPVGQTLYDHICFPGLIFELNTTGVSLSEIRALNIREAVTWLRHGESSISSPGGVEGIGYIKTPISDDPDLVPDIELISIGGSLISDGGSGSKAVRKGMRIRDDVFDSAFNELDRFNRDTWSAFPMLLHPKSVGRIELKDSNPFSHPLMYGNYLTDPKDVATFIASFRHIQALANTPPFQRFGTKLHRADYPDCRTHIFDSDEYWECALRTLTATLHHQIATCRMGPVGDPLAVVDPELRVHGVNRLRVVDSSVIPRTVSAHTHAPAMMIGEKAADMIKWTWNVLNVGQTY, encoded by the exons atgttacgaaaaattaattttctattggcatattttttattgtttggaaGTGCTCATAGTGATTATGACGAAGCTTTTGTGGAGACGGTGTATGATGAGGAGTCCAGGAATTCCATGTACGGGGATGGAGTTCCCCCAAATAATGTGGACAGAAATGGGAGATTATTGTACTCATATCCGCAGAAcccattaataaatattatgatgcAAACAGCTGCACCTAATTACGTGCCGAAAAATCCGAACGACTTTTTTGATTTTCTGAGAGATTCCTACCCTTTACCTGGAG GTCTCAAATCCCCATACGACGAATATGACTACGTCATAGTAGGGGCCGGTTCAGCTGGTTCAGTGCTTGCTTCGAGACTCACAGAAGACAAGAATGTCACAGTGCTATTACTGGAAGCTGGCAAACCAGAGATGCTGCTCACAGACATGCCAGCCTTGGCACCATACTTCCAATCTACTGACTACACGTGGCAGTACTATATGGAGTATCAACCAGGCGTATGCACCG GCATGATCAACGGCCGCTGTTTTTGGCCACGAGGCAAGGCTGTTGGTGGAACGAGTGTTGTAAACTACATGATATACACTCGAGGAAGACCCACAGAATGGGATCGCATCGCTGCTGCAGGCAACTATGGCTG GTCATATAACGACGTTCTATATTATTACATGAAGTCTGAAAGAGCATCATTAGATGGATTAGAGAAAAGTCCCTTTAGAAGTCGGGATGGAGAAGTTCCTGTGGAACACGTACCAAAAAA gaccaaattaattaaaactttcctAGAAGCCGGCAGAATTCTTGGACATCCAACAATTGACTATAATTCACCAAATGAATTAGGTTTCGGATACGTGCAAACCACCACAAGTTTTGGCCACAGATTCAGTGCCGCCAAAGCATTTTTACACAAACAGAAGAAGAGACGTAATTTACATATACTACCTGAGACCAGAGCAACAAAAGTATTGATTGACCCGCAAACACTCACTGCTTACGGTGTAGAGTACGTAAGGAACAGGGTAAAGTCTACAGTCAGAGCCCGAAAAGAAGTCATTCTTTCAGCAGGACCCATTGCTTCACCTCAACTTCTTATGTTGTCTGGCATTGGCCCACAGAATCATTTAAGATCTGTTGGCATTCCTGTACTAAAGGACTTACCAGTCGGACAAACACTATATGATCACATTTGTTTCCCAGgattaatatttgaattgaaCACGACAGGAGTGAGTCTCAGTGAAATAAGAGCCTTAAATATTCGAGAAGCAGTAACATGGCTCCGACACGGAGAATCCTCAATTTCTTCACCAGGTGGAGTGGAAGGCATTGGATATATTAAGACACCAATTTCAGATGACCCAGACCTTGTTCCTGATATAGAACTTATAAGTATTGGAGGGTCATTGATTTCAGATGGTGGCTCAGGAAGTAAGGCAGTAAGAAAAGGAATGAGAATAAGAGATGACGTGTTTGATAGTGCCTTTAATGAACTAGATAGATTCAATCGGGACACATGGAGTGCCTTTCCTATGTTACTGCATCCAAAATCTGTAGGTCGTATAGAATTGAAGGATAGTAATCCATTCAGTCATCCTCTAATGTATGGTAATTACTTGACTGACCCTAAAGACGTGGCCACATTCATTGCGTCGTTCCGTCACATACAAGCGCTAGCTAACACGCCACCGTTCCAGCGTTTTGGAACGAAGTTACACAGAGCGGATTATCCAGATTGTCGTACGCACATTTTCGATTCTGATGAGTATTGGGAGTGTGCGTTGCGTACACTGACAGCGACACTTCACCACCAAATAGCTACGTGCCGCATGGGTCCGGTCGGAGATCCCTTAGCTGTCGTGGACCCTGAGTTGCGCGTACACGGTGTGAACAGGTTACGTGTAGTCGATTCTAGTGTGATACCAAGAACTGTATCCGCACATACACATGCTCCCGCTATGATGATCGGAGAAAAGGCAGCAGACATGATCAAATGGACATGGAATGTATTAAATGTAGGacagacatattaa
- the LOC118274652 gene encoding glucose dehydrogenase [FAD, quinone]-like — protein sequence MLSRLIQAILIFSVIINENRIICHNDVSLMQIPIINLLMQSAAPNYTPKNSGDLFDFLRDTYPLPDGLKSPLSEYDYIIVGAGSAGCVLAARLTEDPHVSVLVIEAGRPENYFTDVPSLAPFFQRTEYAWPYFMEPQPGICLGLINKKCYWPRGRAVGGTSVINYMIYTRGRPEEWDSMASAGNYGWSYAEVLKYFMKTEDARLKGYENSPYRGKTGEMNIEFPNFRSPLVEAFLEAGRILGSPTIDYNSPDHLGFGYVQTNIKAGRRQSAAKLFLRPNKKRRNLHILHSTTVTKVLIDELTRTAYGVEYVRNHLKNKVIARREVIISAGPIASPQLLMLSGIGPEEHLRSHGIPVIKSLPVGRTLYDHISYPGLVFTLNTTNISFNENRDGSLANFLEWMQFGDNVVASPGGVEGIGYIKIIADGQDRIPDIELISLGGSIVADGGPKGSKAGRRGMMISPEIFDKAFGAIDNTETWNVFPMLLHPKSVGHLELKDKNPFSHPRIYGNYLAHPQDIVTIIASIRYVQALAATPPFQRFGARLHKAEFSACRDMVYDSDEYWECALRILTITLHHQMATCRMGPDFDPLAVVDPELRVHGVNRLRVVDSSVIPRTISAHTHAPAVMIGEKAADMIKATWSGLFVT from the exons atgttATCCCGATTAATTCaagccattttaatattttctgtcATCATCAACGAGAATCGGATAATCTGTCACAATGATGTATCGCTTATGCAGATCCCTATAATCAATCTACTGATGCAATCTGCAGCTCCGAATTATACGCCTAAAAATTCTGGTGACTTGTTCGATTTCTTAAGGGACACATATCCACTGCCTGATG GTTTAAAGTCGCCATTATCAGAGTACGACTACATCATAGTCGGAGCCGGTTCCGCTGGCTGTGTGCTAGCAGCCCGCCTAACTGAGGACCCGCACGTCAGCGTCCTTGTCATAGAGGCCGGAAGACCAGAGAACTACTTCACTGATGTACCCTCTTTGGCACCTTTCTTTCAACGGACGGAGTACGCCTGGCCATACTTCATGGAACCCCAGCCGGGTATCTGTTTAG gtctaataaataaaaaatgctattGGCCAAGAGGGCGAGCTGTAGGAGGCACCAGCGTCATCAACTACATGATCTACACCAGAGGCCGACCTGAGGAATGGGACAGCATGGCGAGCGCAGGAAATTATGGATG GTCCTACGCAGAAGTTCTGAAATACTTCATGAAAACCGAAGATGCCCGTTTAAAGGGTTATGAAAACTCCCCATACCGCGGGAAAACCGGTGAAATGAACATCGAATTTCCAAACTTTAG ATCCCCACTGGTAGAAGCGTTCTTAGAAGCAGGACGAATATTAGGATCCCCTACAATAGATTATAACTCCCCGGACCACCTCGGCTTTGGATACGTGCAAACAAATATCAAAGCAGGCAGAAGACAAAGCGCTGCCAAACTATTTCTACGACCCAACAAAAAGCGGAGGAACTTACACATACTACATTCAACTACAGTGACTAAAGTCCTCATCGACGAACTTACTCGAACAGCTTATGGAGTGGAATATGTTAGAAAtcatttgaaaaataaagttatagcGCGACGAGAAGTCATTATATCAGCAGGGCCCATAGCTTCGCCACAATTACTAATGCTATCAGGAATAGGACCAGAAGAGCATCTCAGAAGCCACGGAATCCCTGTTATAAAAAGCTTACCAGTAGGTCGAACGCTGTATGATCACATAAGCTACCCAGGATTAGTATTCACTCTCAATACCACTAATATATCTTTCAACGAAAATAGAGATGGTTCACTCGCGAATTTTCTGGAATGGATGCAGTTCGGTGACAATGTAGTCGCGAGTCCAGGTGGGGTAGAAGGCATTGGATACATTAAAATCATTGCTGATGGACAAGATAGAATACCCGATATCGAATTAATAAGTTTAGGTGGTTCAATAGTGGCAGACGGAGGACCTAAAGGAAGTAAAGCGGGAAGACGAGGAATGATGATTTCTCCAGAAATATTTGACAAAGCGTTTGGTGCAATAGACAATACGGAAACATGGAACGTATTTCCAATGTTGCTTCATCCAAAATCTGTTGGTCATCTAGAATTAAAAGACAAAAATCCATTTAGTCATCCTCGTATATATGGCAATTACTTAGCACATCCCCAGGATATAGTTACAATAATTGCTTCTATACGGTATGTACAAGCTTTGGCTGCAACACCACCGTTCCAACGTTTTGGTGCCAGGTTACATAAAGCCGAGTTCTCAGCGTGCCGAGATATGGTCTACGACTCCGATGAGTACTGGGAGTGTGCGCTTCGAATTCTCACTATCACACTTCACCACCAAATGGCAACATGTCGCATGGGCCCAGATTTTGACCCACTAGCCGTTGTGGATCCAGAATTACGAGTTCACGGGGTGAACCGGCTGCGTGTGGTAGACTCTAGTGTTATACCTCGGACTATTTCAGCACACACGCATGCCCCAGCTGTTATGATTGGGGAAAAGGCTGCAGATATGATTAAGGCCACTTGGAGTGGATTGTTTGTAACGTAA